The Candidatus Neptunochlamydia vexilliferae DNA window GATTTCTTCCTATTTTTTGCTTGCGGATGATGGTTTCAAAGACACCAAAATCGCGAAATTCTAGTCGATCCTCGTTAGAAAGACTTTCTGTAACGCAGTTCAGAAGCTCTTGAACGATGATCTGTACGATCTTGGGGTCTAGAGCTGCCTCTCTTGCGATCTTTTGGATAAGGAGCTTTTGAGGGTTTCTCGCTGTTAAATTCTCATAGAGAAAAAATCTATTTTCCAAATAACTTTCCCCCAAATTTTCCTTGATTTCGGATTTTCTTTCCAGAGAAGAGTTT harbors:
- a CDS encoding HU family DNA-binding protein, which produces NSSLERKSEIKENLGESYLENRFFLYENLTARNPQKLLIQKIAREAALDPKIVQIIVQELLNCVTESLSNEDRLEFRDFGVFETIIRKQKIGRNPKKADIPIVIPQKRAVKFIPGKKVKEKVMSS